The DNA window CGGCGACCACGCGGGTCAGCAGCGCGGCGCTGCGGATCGCGTCGTCGTTGCCCGGGATCTTGTAGTCGACCTCGTCCGGGTCGCAGTTGGTGTCCAGGATCGCCACCACCGGGATGCCCAGCTTGCGGGCCTCGCCGACCGCGATGTGCTCCTTCTTGGTGTCGATCACCCAGATGGCGCTCGGCACCCGGGCCATGTCCCGGATCCCGCCCAGGGTGCGCTCCAGCTTGATCCGCTCACGGGAGAGGATCAGCTGCTCCTTCTTGGTGAGCGCCGCGTGGCTGCCGGTCTGCTCCATGACCTCGAGCTCCTTGAGGCGCTGGAGCCGCTTGTAGACGGTCTGGAAGTTGGTGAGCATGCCGCCCAGCCAGCGCTGGTTGACGAACGGCATCCCGACCCGCTGCGCCTGCTCGGCGACGACCTCCTGGGCCTGCTTCTTCGTGCCCACGAAGAGGATCGTGCCGCCGTGCGCCACGGTCTCCTTGATGAACTCGTACGCCTTGTCGATGTACGTCAGCGTCTGCTGCAGGTCGATGATGTAGATACCGTTGCGCTCGCTGAAGATGAACCGCTTCATCTTCGGGTTCCACCGGCGGGTCTGGTGCCCGAAGTGGACGCCGCTGTCGAGCAGCTGCTTCATGGTGACGACGGCCATCCGTCGCGCCTCCTCTGCCAGGCTTCGGCAGCCCGGCCTTGCGGGCCCGCGGGCCCTCTCTCGGTTGTCGCGACGGCCGGGTGGCCGTCGCCCTGGTGCCCGGCGTCGCGGTCGTCCGTGCTCTCCGTCGCGGGAGAGACCGAGGGTGACCGCCACCTCCCACGCGGTGGGAGGAGGACACGCGAAGTCGACCCGCCGTAGCGAGCCGCACGACGAGTGTACGGCTCCGCCGGGGCCGCCTGCCAAATCGCCGTCCACAGGGGTCGCCGCCATCCACAGAACCGCATCTCGGGCTGCCGTCCCGGCGCGATCCCGACGAGCCTTCCGGCCATGCCTCTCCTCTCCCACCTGCGCCTTCGTTCCTTGTGCCCTCGGCTCCTCGGCCGGCTGCCGGGCCTCCTGGCCCGGCACCTCCCTGACGGCTGCCAGCGCCGCCGCGTGCTCCGGCCTCGTCGCCTGACTCCGCTCCTCGCCCTGGCCGCCGTGGTGGCCGCTCCGCCGGCGGCAGCGGCCGCTCCTCCCGCGCTCCTCGCACCGCCTGTTCTCCGCGCGGGCCCGGCCCCGGATCCGCCCCACCTGCCCGTCACCGGCGCGGGTCCGGCCGATCCGGGCGCCGGACTCGTGTCGTCCGACGGGCCCGGCCCGGCCGAGTGGCCGGGCGGTTCCGCGCCGACGGCCGGCCGAGTGGGGGCAGGGCGGTGGGGGTGGCCGTTGGCGGGGCGTCCGGCGGTGGTGCGCGCGTTCGATCCGCCGGCCACCCGGTACGGGGCCGGGCACCGCGGTGTGGACCTGGCCGGCGCCGCGGGCGACCCGGTGCTGGCCGCGGGCGCCGGGACCGTCCTCTTCGCCGGCGTGCTGGCCGGCCGCGGCGTCGTCTCGATCGACCACCCTGGCGGCCTGCGCACGACGTACGAGCCGCTGACCGTGACGGTGCAGGCCGGCGCCACGGTCGCCCGGGGAGCCGTCCTCGGTCGCCTGGAGCCCGGCCATCCCGGCTGCGCCGCGGCGGCCTGCCTGCACTGGGGCCTGCGCCGCGGGGACACCTACCTCGACCCGCTGTCCCTGCTCCGCCCGCGCACGGTCCGCCTGCTGCCGCTCACCGGCGAGCTGGGCTCACGCCCGGGGATGCGCCTGCCGGTAGGCGGCCCGCAGCCGTTCGACCGAGACGTGCGTGTAGATCTGCGTGGTCGACAGGCTGGCGTGGCCCAGGATCTCCTGCACCGCCCGCAGGTCGGCGCCGCCCTCGAGCAGGTGGGTGGCGGCGGAGTGGCGCAGCCCGTGCGGGCCGAGATCGGGCGCGTCCGGCAGCGCCGCCAGCCGCTCGTGCACCAGCCGCCGCACCGTGCGCGGATCGATCCGCCCGCCCTTCGCCCCGAGCACCAGCGCCGGCCCGCTGCCCGCGACGGCCAGCGCGGGCCGCCCCTCCCGCAGCCAGGTGTCCAGCGCCCGCTCCGCCGGCACCCCGAACGGCACCGACCGCTCCTTGTCGCCCTTGCCGACCACCCGGACCACCCGGCGGTGCCGGTCCACGTCGTCGACGTCGAGTCCGACCAGCTCGCCGACCCGGATACCGGTGGCGTAGAGCAGCTCGAGGACCAGCCGGTCCCGCAGCCCGAGCGGGCCGTCGTCCTCCGGCTGCTCGACCAGCGCGGTCGCCTGGTCCTGCCGCAGCACCGGCGGCAGCGTCCGGTGCGCTCGGGGGCTGGCCAGCTGGGCGCCGGGATCGGTGGCGAGCAGGCCGACGCGGTGGGCCCAGGCGGTGAAGGTGCGAGCGGCGGCCGCGCGGCGGGCCAGCGTGGTCCGGGCCGCCCCGGTGCTGCGCAACCGGGCCAGCCAGCTGCGGAGGACCGGGACGTCGAGCTCGCCGAGGTCGCGGCAGCCCATCCGGCCGGCGTGATCGAGCAGGCCCACGACATCGGTGAGATACGCGCGGACCGAGTGCGGCGAGAGGTTCCGCTCCAGTGCGAGGTGCCGCTCGAACCTGTCGACCGCCGCGCCGATCGACTCCGGCAGCGCCGCCCGTCGGCCGGCCGTGGACCCGCCTCTCGACGCGGCCTGGGCTTTCGCCCTCCCTACACCCCCATGCGCAGCAGGGTGTCCGACGGTGGCCGGCCGCTCGGTCGGTTCTCCATTGCGGCTCACCGGCCGACGGTCCCGCCCCTGCCGGGCCGAGTCAAGATCATCGGCGCTCGCCGGAACCGGCTTGAGCCCGGTGGCAGGGTCGGCGGGGTGGAGATCACCTACCGCACCAGCCAGCCGGTCGACGGCGTCGAGCTGAACGCGCTCATGGCGGA is part of the Mycobacteriales bacterium genome and encodes:
- a CDS encoding tyrosine recombinase XerC translates to MPESIGAAVDRFERHLALERNLSPHSVRAYLTDVVGLLDHAGRMGCRDLGELDVPVLRSWLARLRSTGAARTTLARRAAAARTFTAWAHRVGLLATDPGAQLASPRAHRTLPPVLRQDQATALVEQPEDDGPLGLRDRLVLELLYATGIRVGELVGLDVDDVDRHRRVVRVVGKGDKERSVPFGVPAERALDTWLREGRPALAVAGSGPALVLGAKGGRIDPRTVRRLVHERLAALPDAPDLGPHGLRHSAATHLLEGGADLRAVQEILGHASLSTTQIYTHVSVERLRAAYRQAHPRA
- the rpsB gene encoding 30S ribosomal protein S2 produces the protein MAVVTMKQLLDSGVHFGHQTRRWNPKMKRFIFSERNGIYIIDLQQTLTYIDKAYEFIKETVAHGGTILFVGTKKQAQEVVAEQAQRVGMPFVNQRWLGGMLTNFQTVYKRLQRLKELEVMEQTGSHAALTKKEQLILSRERIKLERTLGGIRDMARVPSAIWVIDTKKEHIAVGEARKLGIPVVAILDTNCDPDEVDYKIPGNDDAIRSAALLTRVVADAVAEGLMSRASANANAGRDGAEAEKPEPTGQLGTDEPLPEWERNLLVNGGQSAGAPVEAGVGANANANGTAVAATPETTTS